In Candidatus Zixiibacteriota bacterium, one DNA window encodes the following:
- a CDS encoding T9SS type A sorting domain-containing protein, producing MDPRPVAFGLQVHPNPSNTGPAFRWQIIEEAVYDVSVYDILGRKVETLRQEVMPVGFYIQRTKRELASGVYFAVISKYNDRRVVKFAVLR from the coding sequence CTGGATCCAAGGCCCGTAGCCTTCGGGCTGCAGGTTCACCCCAATCCATCAAATACGGGCCCTGCTTTTAGATGGCAGATTATTGAAGAAGCTGTTTATGATGTATCGGTGTATGATATTCTGGGCAGAAAAGTGGAAACTCTTCGTCAAGAGGTGATGCCGGTTGGTTTCTATATTCAAAGAACAAAAAGGGAACTCGCGTCAGGAGTTTATTTTGCGGTTATTTCTAAGTATAATGATCGTCGGGTTGTCAAGTTTGCAGTCCTTCGCTGA